In a single window of the Halobacteriovoraceae bacterium genome:
- a CDS encoding DUF805 domain-containing protein, whose product MAVYIPALAVSFRRFHDIGQSGAYIFSGVFPIIGSFIVLFFLVQPTQNSDNQYGPVGNYTPSPIRFSWKRLYPHIIVINYFKNISMFFNITDSCTGVDYFLFLLTHLLFSI is encoded by the coding sequence TTGGCCGTTTATATTCCTGCGCTTGCTGTAAGTTTTAGACGATTTCACGATATTGGCCAGTCAGGGGCGTATATATTTTCGGGTGTCTTTCCAATAATTGGATCATTCATTGTATTATTTTTCCTCGTTCAACCAACTCAAAATTCTGATAACCAATATGGGCCTGTAGGAAACTATACACCATCTCCAATTCGTTTCTCATGGAAACGATTATATCCACATATTATTGTAATTAATTACTTTAAAAATATTTCCATGTTTTTCAACATTACTGACAGTTGTACAGGAGTAGATTACTTTCTTTTTTTGCTCACACACCTTTTGTTTTCAATCTAA